The sequence below is a genomic window from Chthonomonadales bacterium.
GGGCCTACCGCGCTCCGGCGCGACCGGCGCCACCGAAGGCGCCGGCCGGCTGGGCGGTTCGCAACGCCATCGACCGTTTCGTGTGGGCCAGACTCCGCGGCGCGCGGATGCGCCCATCGCCGGAAGCCCCTCCGCGGGTTCTTGTGCGGCGCCTCTACCTGGACCTGATCGGTCTGCCTCCCTCCCTGCGACAGGTCGATGCCTACCTCTCCGACCGACATGTGGACCGGTACGAGCGGCTCGCTGCGCGCCTGCTGGCCTCGCCGCACTACGGCGAGCGGTGGGCACGGCCCTGGCTCGATCTGGCGCGCTACGCCGACACGAACGGCTATGAGAAGGATGGCCGCCGAAGCATGTGGCGCTACCGCGACTGGGTGATCGACGCACTGAACCGCGACATGCCCTACGATCGCTTCACCGTGCAGCAGATCGCTGGAGACATGCTCCCGGGCGCGACCGCTTCCCAGCGGATCGCCACCGGCTTTCACTGCAACACGATGCTCAACGAGGAGGGCGGCGTTGACCCGGAGGAGCAGCGCTGGCCGACGCTGGTCGACCGCGTCGCCACGACCGGCACGGTGTGGCTTGGCACGACACTTGCGTGCGCGCAATGCTATGATCACAAGTACGACCCCTTCACGCAACGCGACTACTACCGATTCCTCGCCTTCTTCGAGCGCCAGGCCGTCCATAGGGCGCGCTCTCCCGCGGCAGCGCGCGCCGCCCACGTGCGCGTGGCGGAGGCCGAGAAGGGGAGTGCCCGCGCGGAGGTCGACACTACGCTCGTGATGACGGAGGCGCCGGGCGAGGGCCCGCCGGCCACCTTCCTGCGTGTTCAGGAGAGCTACCGGAACCGCGCCGAGCGGGTGCCGGCCGGGGTGTCGGAGGTGCTGGCGCACCTCGCCGGCGCGGCGGACGACCTCTGCTTCCTGCGCTCCGCGCACACGGATCAGTTCAACCACGCGCCCGCCCAGATCTTCATTAGCTCGGGCACGCAGCTCTTCGGTCGCCCCAGCATGGGCTCCTGGGTCACCTACGGTCTGGGCTCCGCAAGCCAGGACCTGCCCGGATTCGTGGTGCTGCTCTCCGGCGATCGCAACCCGGACGGAGGCAAGTCGTGCTGGAGCAGCGGCTTCCTGCCGACGGTCTACCAGGGAGTGGAGCTTCGCTCGAGCGGCGACCGCGTGCTGTTCGTCTCGGACCCCGAGGGCGTCGATCGAGCATCGCGCAAGGAGACGATCGACACGATCTACGCGCTCAACCGCGCGCACCTGGGCGAGGTGGATGATCTGGAGATCGCGACTCGCATCGCCGCGTATGAACTGGCATACGCCATGCAAGCAAGTGTTTCGGGACTGATGGATATGGCGGATGAGCCGGCGGCGACACACGCGCTCTACGGCGTCTCGCCCGGCAGGCCATCGTCTGCCAACGACTGTCTGCTCGCGCGGCGCCTAGTGGAGCGTGGGGTACGCTTCGTCCAGCAGTATCATCGTTGGTGCGACCACCACGGAACGAGCGCGGGTGATGATCTGGTGTCGGCGCTGCCTCGTCTGTGCCGCGAGACCGATCGGGCCGCGGCGGCGCTCGTCTCTGACCTCATACGGCGCGGCCTGCTCCAGACCACGCTGGCCGTGTGGGGTGGGGGGTTCGGCCGCACATCGAGGAATGAGGGGCGCGATGGCTCCAGGTTCCTCGGGCGCGACCACCGACAGCGAGCCTCCGCGGTCTGGACGGCGGGCGGCGGCGCGAAGGCCGGCGCGCTGGTCGGCGAGACCGACGACGTCGGCTACACGGTCGTGAGGGACCCCGTGCACGTGCACGACCTCCACGCGACCCTCTTGCACCTGCTGGGCATCGACCATACGAGGCTGACCTACGGGTTCCAGGGCCGGCAGTTCCGCCTGACCGACGTGGCCGGCAGCCTGGTCACCGGCGCAATCGCCTGACGGTCCGCGCCGACGTGGGCCACAGACAGCGGAGAACCATACCGATGACGCTCAAAGCCAGGGAACGCGGACTGTTCGACATGCAGTGGCGCGGCAGCCAGCTCGTCGTGCGCCGCCGCGGCGCGCCCTACCGACGCAGCTACTTCTGGGCGGCCGGCATGACGGCCATCGTCCTGGTTCTGCTGGTCGGCTATCTAGCCGCGGCGCGCGTGAACCACTGGGTGTGGCTGCTCACCGGGCTCGTGATGCTGGTGCTGCTCGCCCTCGCCGAACGCGGCCTCTCGTTGCGCTCGGCCATACGCGATGACGAGTACTGCCTGGACAAGGGCAGCGACGCGTTTCTACACAACGGTGAGGTCGTGGCGCCCTTCGGAAAGATCGACCACATTCTGGTCCGTCAGGTGGTCGATGGCACCAAGCCACGCGAGGAGTACGCACTCGTCGTGTCGCTAAAGGACACGCGCCGCCTCACCATCGCCGAGACGCTCGGGGTGGAGGGAGAGAAAGAGGACATCGAGCGCGCCGCCCGGAGCATCGCGGAGTTCGTCGGCGTGAGCGTCGAGCGAGAGACGCGGCAGGCGAGCGAGTGGTGGCTTGACCGCTGAGGGCCCGCACGGCCCTTCGGTCGCCGGGAGCCGGGTCAGCGGCCGCGTCCGGAGCCGGCGACCGGAGGATCGCCGAGCGGTTCCGCCGAACATGCCCCGACATGGCGCCGGTCGGCGCCGCGCCCGCGTGATGCCGGCGCCCCCACGCGAGGAGACATTCATGCTGATCAGCCAGGAGCTCGCCGCCGCCATCAACGCCGAGATCGGGCGGGAGTTCCACGCCTCTCACCAGTACGTCGCGATCGCCGCGCACTTCGACGGCCTTGCCCTTCGCAAGCTCGCCGAGTTCTTCTACAAGCAGTCGGACGAGGAGCGCCAGCACGCGATGAAACTGGCGCGCTACCTCGTGGGCGTTGGGGGGGCGCTCGTGGTGCCCGCCGTCGAAGCCCCACGCGCCGAGTTCGAATCGTCGGACGAGGTGCTGCAACTGGCCTACCACTGGGAGTTGGAGATCACCCGCCACATCAACGACCTGATGACGCTGGCCATCGAGCAGAAGGACTACATCGCCCAGGACTTCTTGCGCTGGTTCGTCTCGGAACAGCTCGAGGAGGTTCGCAAGATGGACGATCTGCTCAAGATCCTGCGGCAGGTCGGTGAGCGTAATCTGGTGATGGTAGAGGCCTATCTCGTGCACGGCGAGGCTTAGGACGCCGGACACGCGACGGGCATCGGACGAGGAGGCGGCGCAAGCGCGCCGCCTCCTCGCTCGCATGGGCGTCGCGGGCGGAACCGCTCAGATGTGCACGGCCGTCGAGCGCGACTCGGTGAGCACCTCGTCCGCCGTGACCTCGCGGCCCAGGCGGTGCGAGAGGTAGATGCCCTCGCTGACGAGCATCGTTGAGAGCGCGATCTCCGCGGTCGGCAGCAACTCGACGCGCCCCTGGAGCGCGGCGATCCAGTGATGCTGCGGCGAGTCGTGGAACGTCTGGGCAGAATCCAGTTGGTGCCAGCGCCAGTCGGCGTTGTCGAGGTCGAAGGCTGCGTCCATCGGCATGTCGGCGACGGTGGCATGGTAGGAGAAGGGGTCCAGACGCAAGCCGCCCTGCGAGCCGAGGAGGTAGCTGCCCTCGATGCCGCCCAGGTGCATCGCCCAAGCTTCAATGACCTGCAGCGTGAGCCCGCCCGCGCACTTGACGAACCCCATGCCAAGCTCCTCGACGTCGTAGCCGCTGCTCTGCTGTCGGGCGGGGTCCATCGCGGTCTCCTGGTAGATCGCGCCGCTGATCCGCTCGACCTGTGGCAGCCCGAGGAGGTAGAGGATCTGGCTGATGTGGTAGACGCCCATGTCGTAGAGCGCGCCGCCGGCCGCGATCTCCTTGCGGACGAAGGCGGCGGAGGCGTAGCCGTCGACGAAGGGGCGCCCACGGCGGCGGAAGCCCGCCGAGCGCGCGTGGTAGAGGCGGCCGAGGTGACCCTGCTCGATGAGCCGGCGCGCGGCCTTCGTCTCCGTCGAGAAGAGCGTCGCGATCTGGATGCTCAGCTTCTGGCCCGTCTCTCGCGCCGTGCGCATCATCGCGACCGCGTCGACGAACGAGCCCGCCATCGGCTTCTCGCAATAGACATGCTTGCCCGCGCGGAGCGCCTCGATGGCGACCGGCGCGTGCAGGTTGTTATGCAGGCAGACGTCGACGGCGTCGATGTCGTCGCGGGCCAGAAGAGCCCGGAAGTCGCCGCTGGTTACCGCAATGCCGTACTCCGCCGCGACTTGCTCTAGCTCGTCCGCGCGGATGTCCGCGGCCGCGACGACGCGGGCCCCGGGCACGTCGCGGTAACTGGCGATGTGGCTCCTGCCGATCTGGCCGACGCCGATCACGCCGATGCGCACGGTGTCCACTGTCAGCCTCCGCGGTTGAGGTGCGCGGCGCGGCGGCCGAGTGGCGGCCTCGGGGCGCGTCGCCGCCGCCCTAAGTCTCGATGATCTCGACGTTGGCGCGCGGCACGACCACCACGCGGCCATCCTCCAGGTGCGCCTCCAGAATGCGCACCCATGTCTCGGACTCCACCTGCCGCAGCTCGGACGGCAGGGCCGTCACCGTGCCGAGCAGGCCGAAGTAGGGCTCGCGGACGACACGGATCGGCGTACCGACCAGCAACTGCCCGCTCTCGCCGCGGCCTTGCTCCGTGCCGGCCGCGTCGTCGAGCGAGACGATCACCTCCGGCCGGATGACGCCCGCGCGGATC
It includes:
- a CDS encoding DUF1501 domain-containing protein is translated as MWKPLQTIIVPARPLLGALVGVVPAHASPAADADPPAAARAAKALAVFRSSCTSCHGPARQEGGLRLDTPAFIGQSGTEAVVLAGRPDRSRLLARIEGRGGLPRMSLGSAPLAPEQVLAVRAWVAVGAPRPAAGGKPTHWAYRAPARPAPPKAPAGWAVRNAIDRFVWARLRGARMRPSPEAPPRVLVRRLYLDLIGLPPSLRQVDAYLSDRHVDRYERLAARLLASPHYGERWARPWLDLARYADTNGYEKDGRRSMWRYRDWVIDALNRDMPYDRFTVQQIAGDMLPGATASQRIATGFHCNTMLNEEGGVDPEEQRWPTLVDRVATTGTVWLGTTLACAQCYDHKYDPFTQRDYYRFLAFFERQAVHRARSPAAARAAHVRVAEAEKGSARAEVDTTLVMTEAPGEGPPATFLRVQESYRNRAERVPAGVSEVLAHLAGAADDLCFLRSAHTDQFNHAPAQIFISSGTQLFGRPSMGSWVTYGLGSASQDLPGFVVLLSGDRNPDGGKSCWSSGFLPTVYQGVELRSSGDRVLFVSDPEGVDRASRKETIDTIYALNRAHLGEVDDLEIATRIAAYELAYAMQASVSGLMDMADEPAATHALYGVSPGRPSSANDCLLARRLVERGVRFVQQYHRWCDHHGTSAGDDLVSALPRLCRETDRAAAALVSDLIRRGLLQTTLAVWGGGFGRTSRNEGRDGSRFLGRDHRQRASAVWTAGGGAKAGALVGETDDVGYTVVRDPVHVHDLHATLLHLLGIDHTRLTYGFQGRQFRLTDVAGSLVTGAIA
- a CDS encoding Gfo/Idh/MocA family oxidoreductase, whose protein sequence is MDTVRIGVIGVGQIGRSHIASYRDVPGARVVAAADIRADELEQVAAEYGIAVTSGDFRALLARDDIDAVDVCLHNNLHAPVAIEALRAGKHVYCEKPMAGSFVDAVAMMRTARETGQKLSIQIATLFSTETKAARRLIEQGHLGRLYHARSAGFRRRGRPFVDGYASAAFVRKEIAAGGALYDMGVYHISQILYLLGLPQVERISGAIYQETAMDPARQQSSGYDVEELGMGFVKCAGGLTLQVIEAWAMHLGGIEGSYLLGSQGGLRLDPFSYHATVADMPMDAAFDLDNADWRWHQLDSAQTFHDSPQHHWIAALQGRVELLPTAEIALSTMLVSEGIYLSHRLGREVTADEVLTESRSTAVHI
- a CDS encoding ferritin; the protein is MLISQELAAAINAEIGREFHASHQYVAIAAHFDGLALRKLAEFFYKQSDEERQHAMKLARYLVGVGGALVVPAVEAPRAEFESSDEVLQLAYHWELEITRHINDLMTLAIEQKDYIAQDFLRWFVSEQLEEVRKMDDLLKILRQVGERNLVMVEAYLVHGEA